The window atccCTGCAATTTATCTCTTCCAAGAAACATACTAAAGTCCAAGAAGCAACCTgaactaaaaatgtcataaaatcctggaaaactctggaaacatcttgaaatcacagaaatgtcctaaaatcctagaaacgtcctttGGTCCtaaaagcatcctaaaatccacaaaCTGTTCCATcctaaaaatatctaaaaaaacaactgaaatgcccaaacatcatagaaatgtccagaaatcctagaaacttcctaaaagccaagaaacatccaaaaatcctgaaagtgtcCTATAATCCTATGTCTTAAAGTcatacaaatgtcttaaaatcctttatttttggcattttttttatagaaagctttaaacattttgtagattgttttttcttaatttttaatacaggttttcaaaaaaaaaaaattaaattactgtcattttataattttgcgGTGCCTTGAACACATCAGGTGCAGATGCTAGAGTAAATTTTGAATAGTGGTTGaattttatatgtttaaaaaaacacccagagaAGTGGGgcaataaatgtaataattggggtctttgaaaagtcatggaaacgttttaaaattttgtccatgactATGTGCAGGACCCCTGTATAAGTTCTTGTAGAAAATACTCTGCCTCAGGATGAAAACCCAAAGACATTTTCCTCTGACGTTATTCCCAAGGCAGTGACTGTGCATTTATGCTCATTAAAATCAACGTGATTCTTGTTTTTCTAACACTGTCAACACAAAGGTCACAGATACTGTTTCCTGTCCAGGACTAATTATCCACCTGACCTTGAGgaggtgtttttaaataaatacatatcattttatatatatattttttttttttttaccttttaataaACACAAGAGCAAGAAAAGATGTGTTTCCATAGgcccaaaatacaaaaagccAGCAGTGACTCAGTGTTTTTCCCCCAAATCTGCGTCCTAACTGACGCCCAGATGTTCCTCGTCGGCAGTTTTCGTGTGTGATAACTCTTGGCAGGATTTATACGGGTAATTCTGTGGCTGACCGGGCAGTGCTGTAATCCCCCAGACTGATTGAATGGCCGGAGTGTTATTACAACTCCAGGGAGCTCCCAGGAGTCCGCCTCTTGTCATGGTGAGCGGAGATCTATAGTGCCTGCAAAGAGGGATTTATATAAGCCAGTCCATCAATTTCAGCTTTGCATCTCCCTGGAGAGATGCAGAAACGTTGCACGTTATGCACAGGGTTCTCcagaaaaacctggaaaagttatggagttccacaatcacattttccaggcctgtaaaagTCATAGAActtgtaaaaatcattgaaagttttgaataaatgatggaaatgtgttgtgtttaataaattaaattacatgaaTTCagtaaaacctgaatatcttcCTGAAATTGTGCTCTGTGTTAACGACACCTGTGTGACGGCGAATGTAAACAAAGGATCGGGCAGACGCATGCTCAAAATAACTGATCCCGATCGGTTAAAAAATGCGTTGATCGACCCGATACcaatcctaaaaacatttttttcaccaggTTACTATTAGCATGCCATGAAtctatgtaaaaacaaataacttaaactgtgtgtttatttattttctatttctttttattttctagtgGATCCCACAAAGTGGAAGAAGCGTGTGAGATGTACTGCAGAGCAGCCAACATGTTCAAGATGGCCAAGAACTGGAGCGGTGCGATAAGCTGTTTTCTGCTAAAGACGTCCACCTTATCACTTTCAGCATACTCTTGAGGAGCTGTAGGATTATGTGCTGATTTTTTGGCACTATAAATGCAAAGAGCAGCACTTGTGAAGGTgccacatgtaaaaaaaaaaaaaaaaaggtggaattATGTGCATAAATTAGAGTGTAAGCTAaatgcaaagtgtgtgtgtgtgtgtgtgtgtgtgtgagtgagtgtgtgagagagagaaagtttgtgtcctcattttctctcctctgtcttcaGCTGCCGGAGGTGCATTTTGCAAGGCTGCACGTCTCCACATGCAGCTGCAGAACAAACACGACTGCGCCACCAGTTTCATTGACGCTGGGAACGCGTACAAGAAGTCGGATCCTAATGGTGAGAGCACGTGGTAACTTACTAGGTTCAGACCAAATCTTACACTTTAGTGCctgagtttttatttctgttttttagataaatatttGTGCTGCTGAAGTAATGAAATGTTGACTCTGCAGTCGACTGTTGCTGTCATTTGTCACGTCAATAAGagtatttttatgaatgaatcTGTCGTAAAGATTGAGCATTTTCACATCCAGCTGTGTGGAAATGAGGCCAAAAAGGAGGGAGGTGTCAGAAAATGAGTCACGTCTCCAAAAATGAGTCACTGTAGATTGAGTACCAAAACACTTAATGTCCTCAGGCTGAATTCTCACAGTTTTGAGAGCATTTCTCAGTCTGGAGTTATGAGCCCTGAGGCACAtcttaatgtttaaaatgttccttAGTGTGTTTGCCGTTCatactttaaagggatagttttgattttttaaagtggggtttgATGACAGCAGTCATAAGGAAAACAACTCTGGCACATTATAATTCATCATTTGTTTAAAGGGATACTGTGGACCTTTACAAATGGGGTCGtattcatagtcagtgtatcacacacagcagtgatactcaacttatggcctgcaAGCCAAAATCTGGCCTCTGATAGGATGCCGGGTGGCCGCCAACCATTTTTAGaatctgcaataaaaatagagtgattcacactgggaattgtttgttttttgtactttaagtgtACATACGgggtcagagtgcataaaacagcatcaaaatagagcttgtataaaaacaaattgaaaaaagtgccagtgtGGGATCCCCCagcaccccctgacagaggtcctagctacgccccaaatgtcctaaaatcctcaaaacatccgaaaattctggaaatgtaataaagtccttgaaatatcttaagtcctagaaatgtcctaaactaaagaaaatatggaatttcttgaaaaagaaatgtagtgAGTGATTTtgatttactttactttttttttttttacgatttttatagatttttttctttcttgttatttttattattagtagtatttaaTGGTTCAGAAATTaggtttgtttttggctgtttttttctttttctttttatgttgatttttgttgttttgtttatacatttctttatttaatagaaaactaaaaaaacaaacaaaaaaaaaataatttgagaaagttcaaaaaatgtcctaaaatcccagaaaccttctaaaatcctggaaatgtcttgaaatcctcgGCACACGTGAGGGCCCGCGGTGAgcggcccctggcctcttgtcagttgagtatctctgctgtGGACTGATACAGAGTGATGTGCCGTCTGTGTAGATTTGAACTAAACTAACATGATGTCTAACTCTTCCTCCTCTTGCTTTTATGCTGCCAAAAGAGGCAATCAAGTGTTTAAATGCAGCCATCGATATATACACAGACATGGTAAGATGTGCGTAGAAAGACTCCATCTGTGTTCTGATGCACGCCAGtgaatgtgtcatttttatttatattatcgCTGCGAAGTTGTGATGTCTGTTCTCCTTTTGACTGGAAGCATTAGTCCTGATATCACATCCTGCCTTTCCCGACATGTTCCCATCTCAACATATCCACCGCGCACACGTTTGTTTATTTAACGCTGATCAAATTGCCGTCCTGTAATTCCCTTTAACGAGGATGAATTTCAAAAAGCTAAAACCTAGTAGACATGAAGCCACAGGCCGCCGCTTGACCCCGCCTCTCCAACGCCACGCCGTCGTTGACTGGAGTGGCGTCTGTGGATGGATACGGTCAGTAACgatttctcctcctcctcctcctccagggaAGATTCACCATCGCAGCCAAACACCACATCAGCATCGCAGAGATCTACGAGTCTGAACTGGTGGATATCGAAAAGGTAACATCAAACAATCAGAGGTTACATCATCTGTTAATGCTACCAATAACTGAAAACTGCCTCGCCAGAGCACATTTGCTTTGTGGAGCACacactatttatttttctttttttaaaaggcgaTCGCACATTATGAACAAGCAGCAGACTACTACAAAGGGGAAGAATCCAACAGGtactgtaaaatactgtttGACCTCTAAAATCTCTAAAACAGATCATTTTTACTGtggtattaaccctttgaaacccagagcGACATCATTTtccttatgctgctttcagacgcctttaacaagtatttcaacctttgaaatcttaaaaaaaaaaaaattcaaactcgACTAATTTCTGGGACATCTCTCATCAAattacttattgccttttccccatgtttttggaacaaaccaatttgctgaggttttaaaggttttaatatttgtgaaaggcttctgaaaggcttttttttggataaacaagctctattttgatggtGTTTTCTGCACTCTGGCAGTTTAtgcataataaaatacaaaaacgaTTCCAAGTATgaatcaagtcatttttattttagaaaatggctgcaggggccagatttggcccacgggccataAGTTTGGTGTCCCTGTCTTATTGCGtgttattatattaaatgtgttgttttgttttgtgtagctCTGCCAACAAGTGTCTGCTGAAGGTGGGGGCGTACTGTGCTCAGCTGGAGCAGTACCAGAAGTCTATTGAGATCTTCGAGCAGGTGGGCACTTCTCGTATTTGCACGCCAGAGTTACCGTTTCTCAGTCAACTCTGACATTTCGGACACTTTAATACGATGCTGGTGTTTGTAGGTCGGAGCCAACACGATGGACAACCCGTTGCTGAAATACAGCGCCAAAGAGTATTTCTTCAAAGCCTCCCTCTGTCATTTCATCGTCGACGAGCTCAACGCTAAGGCGAGTTTATTCGTCTGTGGTTCAGTCTCGGGATTTGGGACGGGAAGTTGTGGTAGGAGTTTAACACGCCGTGTCTCCACAGATCGCAGTTGAAAAATACGAGGAGATGTTCCCGGCTTTCTCAGACTCCCGAGAATGCAAACTGTTGAAGGTAACTGGATGCTGAGAACTCGGAGGAATCTGACGGCTTACTTTTTCCCCCTTAATCTGTTCTGTGGAGTAACCTacgtttgtttttgtcttaacaGAAACTTCTGGAGGCTCATGAGGAACAGAACAGCGAAGCTTTCACAGAGGCGGTAAGTCTTGTACACCCTGACAAAGAAGTTCTCAAGTTTTAAAACAAGGCTTTTGGTGAGCGCAGGAATCCCTGTGCAGCAGCTGGCGTAGTTTCGTTGGATCCCTGGTGTGTTGGAGGAAGTTGAAAGCTGGATCTCAGGTATCCACTCAGTCTCCcaggactgtgtgtttgtgtggagctGGTGCAGACTGACGCAGTGAGTCCGTATGTAGCTCCGAAAACAGTTTTCAAAGTTAACTCAAAGTCAGAGAGTGAGGAGTCCTCATCCACAGTATGTTACGCACGGTTCAGTTATCACGTCAGAGGTTTGGAGGAATCATCACAGCTTTAGGTGAGGTCGTTGATACGTTACGTATGCAGCACTGGAGGTAGAAACTGAACtgtaatttagttatttttatgcTCGCTCCTGCTCAGACGACAGCAAAGGCTGGAACCGTTTGTTTTAAAGAGATGTCCATTGAGCCTTCGCCCATACATACATCTGTCCACCAGTTCTACCACTTTTCTTGTTAATGCAGTTTCTCAGggatgccttgagggaatttcctcaaatttggcacaaacctcctCTTAGACTTaagaatgaattgattagattttggtggtcaaaggtcgaTGTGACCTTGGGTTGTTCGTCCGTCTGTCTGTATATCCCATTCTCTTGAACACGATCTAAAAAACGTCATGAGAGAATTTCTtaatatttggcacaaacgtcctcttgGACTAAAGGGTGAATTGATTAGATttaggtggtcaaaggtcaaaatcaCTGACCTCATTTGTCACATTCTTGCGAACATGATGTCTCAAAATGACCATGAGGGGGGTTggtttttttggcacaaacgtccactcgtactaaaggatgaactgattcgatttaggtggtcaaaggtcaaggtcactgtgaccttgcatttgtctcattcctGTGAAGGTAATATCTTAACACCTAGAggtattttttcagttttgacaCAAACATAACTCAAGATATACTCAACtcgctttgcttgggggccacatttgcaaaataacaggaggccaggggccagtcgcagcaacCCCATACAATTttggacgtttccaggatttttaagacatttccaggattttaggacgtttttcagattttaggacatttctcagattttagaaattCTCCAGTATTTGTGGACATTACTTGTATTTtcggatgtttctcggattttaggacattagtgagGACTTCTGTTAGGGATGCAgggaatcctccactggcacgccctgttttttttttgataaataagctctgttttgatgctgtttaattcactctggcaccttatgtgtaCAAAAAGTACCAAAACAATTCCCTGTgtgaatttctttattttattgtgaattagaaaacggttggggggccacctggcaccctatcggggCCCAGCGAGTTAAGCATCACTGCTTTAACTGAGCCGTATATTGTGCAGCAATGTGTGACAAATCAAACTAAATGAGCTGAACCTTCCAATAATAATCctaatttgggggaaaaaaatctcttcaTGTCCCTCGCCCGCCTGCAGGTAAAGGAGTTCGACTCGATCTCACGTCTGGACCAGTGGCACACAACCCTCCTGCTGCGCATCAAAAAGACCATCCAGGGCGATGAAGGGgatttgaaatgaaagaaaccCAGGGGTAGAAATGCAGCACGGAGGGACAAATCCATCACGCAtgctttcacactcacacacacacacacacacacacacacacacacacacacacacacacttccactcACCTCACTGTGTATAGCATCTGGAGATGAGTGTCTGCCGATGACTTTGAATATTTCACCGCTCACTGCTACACTGTCAGAGTACTATCTTTGCTTTTCTTACGAGCATATCTGAATCTAGTCAGAATGTAAATCCTCTCGCCCTCACCTCTGTCCAGAGGATTGCTGCATACTGCTGAAGTCTGTCCCGAGGGATTTCAGAGCGGTATTCAAACTGATGTTAGTATTGACAACAAGCACTGcatgttttatacatttattgtttCCTAGTCAGACGCAgcttatttagtttttttttctgatttagtttattatacatttaaacagataatttaaatgtttcagtttgttcGACATAAAATTATCACAGTGTGTGCAGATTGaacttttcttgttctgcattcagacgcctttcaaaagtatttaaatatttgaacctggagaaaattggtttgatttctgtccccaaaaaaacatgggaaaaaaggttaacagtaacttggcaagaaatgtcctgcaaaatgcaagaaattagtatttttaGAAAACTGGTAAAATATGGTAAATAGGTAGTTcagataatttcatttttactttcccattttttgttgttttgttttgggggttttattcaataattaatttcctctttgggctaattttcttgtacttttttactaattttacgCAGTTTTTCtggtaatatattttttttaatcatttagttatttacctttttggctaattttcacatagttttattgtactttttactgattttatgcagtttttcccttgtttgtcccttttttcaggatttattttcattaattacCTCTTgggctaattttcagataattttcttgtattttctttactaatttcttgtaatattGCTATTTGCCTTctccttatgttttttttaaagaaatcatgtcAATTTCCCAGGTTTCAACGGGTTAAAGAAtgtatcatgatattatttttctatttgttgGAGTATAAGGGAAGAGTGTGCTTAAAAACAGCCACACACGTTTTGTTTCCACGTTTATCACCAACGGGGAGAGACTCTTCTTGAAGAAGGGCGCTGATATGCACCAAGTGTAGACTgttaaacatttgtatttaatCACAAACGCTAACTTATTTTCCCCCACGCGTTCATACACACATCACTTCAGGATCATTTATTGTTACTTTAGGATTTGTTGGTGTATTTATGATACTTTGAATGTTTGAATCTGTAAGCTGTGGTTTATAGTTTgcctgtgaaaaatgtgttttcgaATGAAAAAGCGCTGAAACCTTTACTCCTCATATCCAGGG is drawn from Plectropomus leopardus isolate mb chromosome 16, YSFRI_Pleo_2.0, whole genome shotgun sequence and contains these coding sequences:
- the napbb gene encoding N-ethylmaleimide-sensitive factor attachment protein, beta b, coding for MDNSGKEKEAIQLMADADKKVKSSGSFLGGMFGGGSHKVEEACEMYCRAANMFKMAKNWSAAGGAFCKAARLHMQLQNKHDCATSFIDAGNAYKKSDPNEAIKCLNAAIDIYTDMGRFTIAAKHHISIAEIYESELVDIEKAIAHYEQAADYYKGEESNSSANKCLLKVGAYCAQLEQYQKSIEIFEQVGANTMDNPLLKYSAKEYFFKASLCHFIVDELNAKIAVEKYEEMFPAFSDSRECKLLKKLLEAHEEQNSEAFTEAVKEFDSISRLDQWHTTLLLRIKKTIQGDEGDLK